One Paraburkholderia phymatum STM815 genomic window, TCCGCGAGCGCGGCGAGCGTCGCGAACCTGAAGGTCGGCTCCGTCACGGCTTCGGGCACGGGCGTCGCGCCGAAACCCTTCAGTCCCTGGCGCCGCTCGATCCAGCAGGTCGCATAGCCGAGCTTCGTTGCGATGCCGATGTCGTGATACTGGCTTTGCGCGGTGTGCAGGATCTCGTTGAACTTGTAGCCGAAGGCAGCCTGACGGCCGCGGTTATACGCGAAGAATTGCGGATCCGGTTTCGCCACGCCGGTCTCGTCGCAGCAGACCGTATCGTCGAATGGATCGCCTAGCGTGTGCGCGTACGCCGACAACGCGACGCGGTCCGCATTGGTCATCGCGACGAGACGATAGTGCTTGCGCAGGCGCTTCAGCGCCGCGACGGAATCTTCGAACGCGGGCCACTCGAGCACGTCGCGCTGGAATGCGGCAGCCGATTGCGCGTCGTCGGGCAAGCCGAGTTCTTTCGCGAGATGCAGATACACGTTCGCCATCTCATGGCTCGAGCGGCCCGGATAGGTTGCGCGGCCGTCCATGTACGGCTCGAAGATCTGTTCGTCGGTCAGGTCTTTC contains:
- a CDS encoding HAD-IA family hydrolase, with amino-acid sequence MKLTDFKVLTFDVVGTLINFEKGVLASVRRLGGAKAKDLTDEQIFEPYMDGRATYPGRSSHEMANVYLHLAKELGLPDDAQSAAAFQRDVLEWPAFEDSVAALKRLRKHYRLVAMTNADRVALSAYAHTLGDPFDDTVCCDETGVAKPDPQFFAYNRGRQAAFGYKFNEILHTAQSQYHDIGIATKLGYATCWIERRQGLKGFGATPVPEAVTEPTFRFATLAALADAVEAEARAA